A region from the Fundulus heteroclitus isolate FHET01 unplaced genomic scaffold, MU-UCD_Fhet_4.1 scaffold_68, whole genome shotgun sequence genome encodes:
- the LOC118561615 gene encoding gastrula zinc finger protein XlCGF57.1-like, with protein sequence MDQQELEILHIREKSERMWVSQEGEQLNFKEETKDTSFPLTVVHIKSEEEEVKPIFSYLHQQQTEVRNFQTSTSADYIKVKIKESDSNVDSIRKVVGTKKFNCKKNLKSNITIHTKDKSIDCNTYGKRFSLGSKPFGCKACSKRFSNKSALCSHMTIHKVVKLFACDVCGKQFFLNTSLKRHMKIHTEDKPFGCEACGKRFSLGSYLKAHMRVHTGEKLFECDVCGKTFSLSSRLKRHMIIHSEDKPFGCESCGKRFSLDSRLKRHMKIHTVEKPFGCDECGRRFSLGSRLKEHRRIHTGDKRFVCDVCGKRFFRNSELKPHMRIHTGEKPFCCDICGKRFSFGSGLKTHMQMHMGEKPFGCDECGKRFSFSSGLKTHLRIHTEEKPFGCDECVKQFSRKSDLKQHMRLHTGEKPFCCDACSKRFSNKAALTSHMRTHTGEKHFGCDECGKRFSSGSSLRRHTTIHTGHKPFGCEVCGKRFSLVSYLKVHTSIHTGEKFFGCDVCGKRFSLRSRLKSHMSIHTEDKPFGCEVCRKSFSLHSYLKAHMKIHTKDKT encoded by the coding sequence ATGGACCAGCAGGAGCTGGAGATTCTTCATATAAGGGAGAAAAGTGAAAGAATGTGGGTCAGCCAGGAAGGAGAGCAACTAAATTTCAAGGAGGAGACCAAAGATACCTCGTTTCCATTAACTGTAGTTCATATAAAGAGTGAAGAGGAGGAAGTGAAACCTATATTTTCTTACTTGCatcaacagcaaacagaagTCAGAAATTTTCAAACCAGCACTTCAGCTGACTATATAAAAGTGAAAATTAAAGAGAGTGACTCAAATGTGGATTCAATAAGAAAAGTTGTTGGTACTAAAAagtttaattgtaaaaaaaatctaaagtcaAACATAACAATCCACACCAAGGATAAATCCATTGATTGTAATACTTATGGAAAAAGGTTTTCCCTCGGGTCAAAACCTTTTGGTTGTAAGGCCTGTAGTAAAAGGTTTTCTAATAAGTCAGCCTTATGTAGTCATATGACAATTCACAAAGTAGTTAAACTCTTTGCTTGTGATGTGTGTGGTAAACAATTTTTCCTCAACAcaagtttaaaaagacacatgaaaatccacacaGAAGATAAACCCTTTGGTTGTGAagcatgtggaaaaagattttcccTGGGCTcatatttaaaagcacacatgagagttcacacaggagaaaagCTCTTTGAATGTGATGTGTGTGGAAAAACTTTTTCCCTCAGCTCACGTTTAAAAAGGCACATGATTATCCATTCAGAAGATAAACCCTTTGGTTGTGAAtcttgtggaaaaagattttctcTTGACTCGcgtttaaaaagacacatgaaaatccacacaGTTGAGAAACCCTTTGGTTGTGATGAATGTGGAAGAAGATTTTCCCTCGGGTCACGTTTAAAAGAACACAGGAGAATTCACACGGGGGATAAACGTTTTGTTTGTGATGTGTGTGGGAAAAGATTTTTCAGGAATTCAGAATTAAAAccacacatgagaattcacacgGGAGAGAAACCCTTTTGTTGCgatatatgtggaaaaagattttcctTTGGTTCAGGTTTAAAAACGCACATGCAAATGCACATGGGAGAGAAACCATTTGGTTGTGATgagtgtggaaaaagattttcctTCAGTTCAggtttaaaaacacacttgcgaatccacactgaagagaaaccttttggttgtgatgaGTGTGTGAAACAGTTTTCCAGGAAGTcagatttaaaacaacatatgagacttcacacaggagagaaaccctttTGTTGTGATGCATGTAGTAAAAGATTTTCCAACAAGGCAGCTTTGACTAGTCATATGAGGactcacacaggagagaaacactTTGGTTGTGATgagtgtggaaaaagattttcctCTGGCTCAAGTTTAAGAAGACATACAACAATCCACACAGGACATAAACCCTTTGGTTGTGAAgtgtgtggaaaaagattttcgCTGGTCTCATATTTAAAAGTGCACACAAGTattcacacaggagagaagttCTTTGGTTGCgatgtatgtggaaaaagattttcccTCCGCTCACGTTTAAAAAGCCACATGAGTATCCACACAGAAGATAAACCATTTGGTTGTGAGGTGTGTAGAAAATCTTTTTCCCTCCACTcatatttaaaagcacacatgaaaatccacacaAAAGATAAAACATAG